Within Malus domestica chromosome 04, GDT2T_hap1, the genomic segment CTAGGATCCCTGACACATCGTCAACGTCTATTATGGCAACTTGGTCGAGGGAAAGGGCATGTTCTAGTCGGACCAGGCACTCTTTAGCAATAGGGGCGGCAATGCGTTGGGGGTGGATGAGCAGGTGCTACGCTACAATATGAACGGCTCGCATTGGATAAAGACTTTGTGGCGGCGATGGAGAAGATGTCGGCCCTAAGCCTGCTAACGGGAGGCAATAGGGAAGTGCGGGTGAATTGTTGGTAAGTGAACCCAGCAGTGGCGTAGTTGGTTAGTTGGAGCCGCAACAGCTGGAAAACTAATAAGGCTCTTGATTATTGTACTAGTTATATGGTATTATAGCTCTAAGGCTCTTAATTATTGAGAATGATAATAATCTAACGTGaatattaattagttaataaCTAATTAAGGCAAGCATAGAACTATGTTTTTGAAATAAATTAGGCCGGCCCGTCCCATTTATTAAGTCAATTAACCTAAGCACGGTACAACACATGCAgatcaattttaaataaattggcCAAGACGGGCCAACCTGTTTGTCATCTCTACTATGTATTACCACTCTAAGGCTAGCTATATTGTACTACAATTTTAAGGCTCTTGATTATTAACAATGATAAAAATCTTACGTGAATATTAAAGGGAAACATACACAATTGGACGAAAGTGATATTGTACTACAGTTCTAAGGCTATTATATATGGGAAATGGTCAACCCTCTACGAGGACAATTGCCCTCAAGCCACCTCCATCGTCTGCCGAGTGGTCAAAATTGTTGTCACCAGGAAGGCTTGACTCGGAGCCTCCCTGTTGCAATGCACTTTCACTACTACTTCGTACAGGGGTGTGTTGGGTCATGACGGGCCAACCTTTTTGTCTCCACTATAAGTATGTACTAATCTCTAAGGCTAGTTAAATTGTACTACAGCTCTAAGGCTCTTGATTATTGAGAGTGATAATAATCTAACTATTGAGAGTGATAATAATCTAACGAGaatattaattaggtaataactAATAAAGGCAAGCAATTTTGGTCACTAGAACAGTGTTTTTGAAATAAATTGGGCCAGCCTATCCATTTTATTAAGTGGATCGACACAAACATGGTACAACACATGTGGACCGACTTTACATAAATTGAGCAAGACGGGCCAACCTTTTTGTCACCTCTACTAATTACATACTACAGCTTTAAGGCAAGATGGGCAAGTCGGGGTGTTGTCCAGCTGCACTGACCCATTTGCACCCCTGCACGAAGCAACCATAAAAGTGCATTCACAAAAAGGAGACTCCGACAATAAGATTATCCGGCAATCTCACTACAAACTCTTTTAAGTCAGTCAGTAAATGAAACCAACAATATCAGGAACGAGTTAAAAATCGTTAGATGAGTGATGTGATCTCATGATAATTAATCTGGTGGTGGTGCCACCACCTAAGGGCGGTGAGCGAAAATGCTCCAACAAAATTATGATGAACATAAATAAGGCGCAGTATTCACATTTGGGGTGTGTTTGTTTGGCATCACTAGCCCTCACTAGACTAGACTGGACTAAGTTTTAGTCCAGTCTTGTGTTTGTTCCCTACCCGGACTAAGTTTAGTGGGATTAGCAGGGACTCGCCTCGACTGAGTCCCTCGCTAACAGgccttagcgagaccccccgaTTCGGAGAGGACTGCTAAGTCGCCCTCTAATCCCGTCATCTCCCTTCTCCTTCGCACATTCGCACATTCGCACATCAACCGCAGCAACTGCAGCTTGCTCCTCGTCCCTTCGCACCTTCGCCCtctcccttctccttccttgTCCTACCACCTCGTAGTCGTCCAACATATAAAAAATCGACGACGGACCAGTATCGCTGTCAGTGGTCTGATCAGGTGAGTTTCATTTGCCTTGCATTTCAATgggtaattttttaattttccaaattcaattgcttTTTGTTCATTCCTTTcggttttgtttatgcattTCAATGGgagttttgatattttttttagggtttttggtgaTTAACTATAATCCAACATTCATAATTATCGAATTTAGTAGAACAGCACTGGGTCACTGACTGCAGCTTGTTTTTGGATATACTTATGAATAATTTGACATTCGGGAATCCATTCGCAGCTTATggatgttttcaatttttgtggtTCTTCGAGTGTAATGTGTGAGAAATTCACCCTTATATGGAGATCTTAGTAGTGGATTAGGGATGTATCATGTCCAGGATGACTGGTGTTGTATTGGCAGTGACGGGGTATCTAGTTGGATTGATGTGTTGAACAATTATGCTATGAGCTAAGATTTAAGAAGAGGCCTCTCTACCTATTTTGATCATACTTGATCTTTTTCGAGATTTGTATTCGAATATTTAACCGTTTCTTCGACTCCAGACCTAGAAGGAAAACCATTTCTTCAGCCCTTGAGGGTGCCACTTGTTTTCTAGTGAATATTTAACATATTGGAAGCTTCTCTTTGGAAAATTTTGTGAGTAATCGTTTTCTAAAGCTTTCATCAACGTTTTGTGAGTAACCATTTCTTATACACAGTTTATATTGGAAAGAAAAGATTGGGGGTATGAATACTATGTATGCGGAAAGGAAATGCTTGCAGTCGTTTATACCTTTTTGGAAAATCAGTGTGATCTTTGGCAGGGCTTTTTGGCAAAAGGAAAGGTCATATTAGTTTATGGTATGCAAAAGTGGCAGTTTTGAATGCTTTCTATGGTCCTTTCGCATATTTGGGGTGTTGCCATGAGTCCCATAGAGTTGATGTTTTTGTTCTGTTTtcttttgtgtattttttttttctttttttatttcgtTGCCTTTTTCGTGATCATGGGATTGAAAATATCACTTTTATTCTTCATAATGCGATGGTTCTCACATATTCGTTGTTGGGTGGGCGATATGTATTTTTTTCCTTACTTTCTGTGTATAATATGTAACTGTGAGTTGTATTTGGGTTTAGGGGTTGTGAGTAGCAAATCAATGCTCCCTTGTATGAGTTGGGATGGAAACAGCTGTTTGACTAGTGTCTGTTTTTCTCTTTGGGAGACATATTCTGTGCTCCTTATGTACATTTTATTGGACGTAGTTTTGTACTTCTCTTTGTAGATTTCATGTTGTCGATTTCTCAACAATGTATCATTTAGTCAGGTTGTTTGAAATGGTTGTTTAGACAAGTTGTATTATTTCTCAACAATGTATTTTAGAAATTTGGTGTGTAGTCATGTTTAGTGTATGAGAAGTTGCATCGTCCTTGAAGAAGGCGTTCACTGGAGGTGATTTGATTTACATGTCTTCCTGCCAGCACTACCTTTTTAATGACCCCTTGAAGGATTGTGCTTTGCTCGAATTACTATCATATAAATTATATTCTTTGTTGTATCCTGATTCTATTAGTATACATTAATTCTGCATGTACTTTGTAGTCCTGCTGCTGTTTGAGCTCTGTCATTATAAGTTTTCGTTTTAAGCTTCGTAGTTGGCTTTTCAATTTGAAGCATTGAAACTCTACGCAAGCGGAAAGCTGCATTTCGTTTCAGATTTAGTCTTTTGAGCTATGGCTTTTATCTTGAAGCTCTGTTTGTCAGTATGCAATAGTTGAGACCATTCATGTCGGTTTTTCTGTTGCATCATAGTTCTTAGCTGCAACTGTTAAGACTAGAGGAAGACAATGATCTTTGCATATGCTAgagtttcaagttttttttttttggcttatgAACTAATCTTTGCATATGCTTACTTTTTGGTATCAGGTTGGACTAGCCATTTGGGAAGCTTGAAACTCTGGTGGGAAAGTTGCCTGTGGTAAGAGAGATTTACACTCACTCCTACGACAAGATAGAGTGCAACTGCTACCCAAAACGCATGCCAAGTGGTATGAAATGCAGCTAAAAGAGTAAGCAAATGCAAAGCCAAAAGGACCCAACTACTGATAAGCTATAAGCCTGCCGAAACTAAATTCAAATGGttctcttatcttatccaatccaTGCAACAGAATGTTTCAACTTAGTTTGAATGAGTCAACGATCTTGGAAGTAtgaattttgtaatttatgtatttAGTTCTTAGTTATCTGTTATGTTTTAATTTGAAGAGTTTGGtttcatctcaaactctctgtcaactctatatatatataatgaaaatatacatatgtCTAATTCATATAGCCTAATTATACCTGAACTGAGATTTCTATCTTGGTATCATCCCACTTTGCGTCTAACGACAAACTTTCTCTCAACTTTTCCCATGGATCTTGTTAATCGTACAACCTTAGGATATGGATGTATTTTGTTCGGCCAATGCTACTCTTGAATCATGTATGTTTCTTTTGTTGGCAAgagaatttggtttttgtatttttattgagTCTCACTCTCAtccaatattattaattttaataatatctttaataaaaaaagcaattaaaacaaaacaataatgtAGTCCTAGTCTGAGCAAACACCAAACTGGTGACAATACTGTTttcattatcctgcttcttagtccgacactgcaccaaacgtttcattaagctagtccagcttagtctagtctaagccagtccagcttagtccctgaagctagtccagtccgagacagtccgttacaacaaacgcacccttgaAGTATTATGATCCCAACATCAAGGTCGTTTCCAAATAATTCCAGGTAAAACCCTATTGAGCTGTTAAGATGGaattttgaaccaaattttaCAACATTTTAGCTTAAAATTTTGGATTATCCCAGTTCCCATTaaattaagggagttttaacaaaacattctggtactgttcattttgacgaaaaaccataattttacctttttctgatactattcactacacctttatttgtcatttttcattacaattaaagttttttttttgaagttttcgttagttttcctttaaattaaaGGAACCCAAATTAAATTAAGCAGCTGAATACAACCCTAGCCAATTTGTCAGTTTTCCTTTAAACTGTATGTTTGTGAAACTAAATACAACCCTGGCCATTCTCCAGAGATTGACTAGTTTCGTTGTTCGATTCTCCAACAGGGAGGCAGGTGCTATCGGGCAACTCGAAATGCCCTTACTGGACCGGTAGTAGGCGGAAAAGAACCACATATAGGAATGAATGGAGTCCTTGATTCCTTGCTAGTTAGTATGTTACAAGACATCCAACATTCATCGTGGTTCAAGCAAAGTGAGAGGGAGGGCAAACGCAGGCAGAATTCTCCATGGAAGAAACACCTCCCCCCCTTTCGCCGGGAACAAAaacgaaacaaaagaaaatcagAATAGTGAGACACATAGCTAGCTGTTACCTGAAGAGAAAAAAGCATGCATGTCACGTGGTATTCCTATCCAAGCTAATGTTAAGCAAACATCAATCTCCCTTATAAAGAGGAGCAGGAAGATACAATGCGTCCAGTATTTCTAAACTCTCCACCAAAAGAGGCCATTTGCCCACTAGTACAGGAAGAAGAGGTCTGaggttttttttccttctttttttcatGTCCCTCGTACTCTTTCTCATTTTCtgttataaattaaaatttaccaAAGCGGCTGTACATTCGGGGTGGGATACAGACCCCTGCTATGAGGCCTCAACATAGATGGCTTTCCAACACCGTCCCCCGTTCCCTTCACAGCACATTCATCCCATTCCTTTCCGctggaaaaacaaaaaccaaaccaaaacaaaaattacatcACCATTATCCACTTGAAGGCATTTCCAAATGATGAATTCCATTTAACATTGAAGTAGCACGACAAGATTCAAACCaatcaaacacaaaatcaaAGCAATGAATTCTATTTAACATTGAAATGACACGAACAATCCAAACCAAACAAGGAACCCCGTGACTGGGTTACAAGCTGCATAAATCTACTCTGTTGTCCAACCATTCAAAACAAACTTATACTGGCTAGCTATTATTCGGGGTATCAAGAGACAACTTTAATTGATTTTTCAACCCTAGGGTTGCTATGGGATCAGTGAAACCCCCTTACATTCATCCAATGAGAAGGTTTGGCAAATAAacaaaaggggtgtgatatccacacaccccattttacttctcacacacctttttaattttcggccgtcagatcggaatgaattgaagaagatcaacggacagaaattatcaaagggtgtgtgagaagtaaaatggggtgtgtggatagcacatccctaaacaaaaatacaagccatttaaagaaaaaattactCCTGCAACAACATAACAACTAAAACATCAAGCTATATGCTGTGCACATCCAAACCCTTTTTTCAGCACATTAGAACTCCAACGTCCACCCTAGTTTGTACTGGATTACATTGCAAGAACGGAAAAAAAAAGTGTAGATGTTTCAACTTGCCCTTCGGGATTCATTATGGTTTCTAAAGTTCGAACGTCCACCCTAGTGTTGTAAAGGATTATATTGCAAGAacgggaaagaaaaaaaaaaaaaaagttgctgtTTCTATTGACATTctttgcttcaggcaagaacaAATAATCCTAACCTTTACACACCACTATTTCACAACCCCACAATAACTATTAAAGTCTATAAAAGCTCTATGAAGGACATAAAAAGCAACTTTTAGAaactaacaatttaaaataCTGAGGATGAGGTGCGATGCACTTACTTTGACAACCCGTTCTCTTGAGACAGCTCAAATGGATGGTTTCCAGTAGCTCTGATGGGACTCCCAAAAATCAGTTCATTCTTTGTAGTTTCGCCCGGAGGTCTGAGAGGACAATGGTTTTCAGCGGTTGACAATGGAGGAAAAAAGGCTTTCTGCAACCAAGGATCATGATCACTGGAACCAGTGACAGGGCTAAAAGTTCTGCCATTCTGGCCATTGCCAAGAAAAATGCTCTGATTCTTAGGAGATTGAGAGCCAGAAACAACCTGATCTTCTGTAGTAAATAGTGAAACTGATGAAGGGTGTGTGAGATCATCCTTGTTTGATCTATTCAGTTCTGGAGGCAAAAACCAGCTTGGAGAGCCACCTGCAAAACCTAGACCTTCATGACCAAGAGGACAACTGTTCCACATTTGCCACGTTCCCTTATCATTGACATTTGCATCATCCAGGGGTGAAGCATGCATATCTTGGGCCTTTGGGGTACTAGGGAAGCGACTAGAGTTATTATGCTTTTCTCGTGACATTGGTGACTCAATTGGAGATGGCTTGTTCACTTCAGAAGAAGCAGGTCCATTCTTCAATGTGCGAGGCCTCTCCAATTCCATATCTTTCACAAAACCAGTCCCCATGTCCAATTGAAAATTATCAAGTGACTCAGAAACTGGCCCAAGCAAGGATACTGGATCAGGGACGTAACATGGGTCTTCAAAAAGCTCTGGCTCCTCAGGTATAAGTTCATGATGCCCTTCACCAATGCGAGGAAGTATGGGATCAATTGCAGGTGAAAAACCTAAACTGCTGGTAGTAGATACTTTTGGATAGGTAGTAGATAAAGCGAATGGTGATGGCAGCCCAAAGTTGATTGGATTATCAAATGATTGTATTGCTGAGGACTGACCAGATAACTGAGGACTTTGAACTTCTGTCTGAGACTTTGCATTTGGTCTACTTATTACATTTACACTTGTTGATGAAGGCACGGAAGATGAACGAGTAAACAATTGCTGCCATGATTTTTTAGGTGCAGTCCCTGACTGTGGTTCTGAGTGAACCTGCATAGAATGCATCACATTGTAAAATTTCTTGTATGCATCTAAATTTTGTTATAATAGGCTTAATATTATTATCATTTATGGGGCAACAGGAGTTGAAATTAGTGTTTCACTTTTGTAGATTTTTGGGTTGACATTCCAAAAGGAGCCTGAATCTACTAAAGTTACAAAACTGTTGAAGTTGATACAATCACATTTTTAATGCTCAGAAAGGCAAGGCCAACCTAATAGATGAATGGCATAATGAAGAAACTCAAGTGGATCACAGCCATGAAAATTATAAGTATATAAAATTCTACCTTAGGACGAGGTAGGCTACCGATAACATATTTAAAGTTATAGGAAAACACATATAAACATTGAGGTATAAAGCAAGAAACTTACAGGGCAGTGGACACTCTTATCATCTCCATTCATCAAAGGTCTCGCAGCTGCGCGCTCAGGTGGACATAAGTCTCTCTTCTGGGCATAAATATGGACATGATCTACAGAACTGCTAGATTTGGTTTCTTTTGTCACTGTACTATTAGCACCCTTTCCAAAGAAACTACCTCCACCAAAGGCCTTTGAAGAATTAAAAATTGTACCCCTCATGCGGTCCAGGTACCTAGATCCAGCATTTCCCCGAATAAAATTGTTTGTATATGAATTTGTTATACCATGCCCCGTCTCTGTGCTTTGTCCCTTAAGAAAATCTGCCCCTGATTTCAGAAGTTGGCGGCGGTCAATATCACTCTTATTGTCAAAGTCCCTCTTTCGTTCACTTTCCTTACCTGCTCTCTTTTCCAGCTCTTCTGCATCAGAGTTGCTCTTGCTAGAACCCttatctttctctttccttctttcctGTCGTTTCTTTTCTGCTTCTCTCTTAGTATCTTTTTCCCTCGCAGGTGGTGATGATTTCCCACGTTCAGCTTCCTTTTTCTCATCCCTAATTCTCCTGCGTTCCTCCACCAACCTTGCAACGTCCTCCCTctgctttctttcttcctcctccaaaaGCTCCTTCTCTATCCTAGCCTGTCTCTTCTCTTCAGCTTTTCTGCGAGCCTTTTCTCCTCTACTCTCATTCAAGTTGGCCCCATTCTCGCCCCTTTTGGCCGATCCATTATGGTCTGTGTCAGATGCATCATCCTCCCCTGATGTACTAATCCTAAAAAGCTTTCTCCAAAGCCATCTAACGCTCAAGAAAAACGAAGTTAGTAGCTTGCAAGCAAAATTAACAACACCTGTATACGACTTCTCTGCCAAACAACTCTCATCCCCTCCAAAAACACTGCTCCCGTCCTTTCTGCAATAACTAGACTTCCCAGTAATAGAACCACCAACCCAATTTCCATTCTCCAACGAATCTTGACCGTCCATCCACCCATTTTCAGACCACACCTTTCCAGTCAATATCCTTCCAACCTTTTCAACTAACTCTTTGATGATCCCAGAATTCGAGAGTCCCATCCCAGGCACAGGTAAGTCTAAAACTGGTCTCTTTGACATATGCCCACAATACGAACACATAAACCGACCACCGCCGGGATTCTGATCCCTATACGGAGTCTTGCAGTTTCGACACCGCCTCGTTGCTGTTTTCCTCAGCTTTTGCAACTCTATTGCCTCaaaccttttcttctctctaagCATTGCATTCCTCCGCACCCGCCAAGCCGAAAGCTGAGGCATCAAAACCTCATACCAGAAGAGAGTAACCAAGAGCACAACAACACAAGCGAGTCTAGGCGAAGTTATCTCAAATCGGAAAGCTGGTGGTAGAAGCTGAGAGAGACCCCATAGTCCTATTAATGGAATAACTAACCAAGGAAGCATCGTAGCAACCCGGCGAGACCACTTCTGAATCACACAAAGTATACACATTATCCTCTAGCATACGCCTATCTTTCCCCCGACTTGAATTTCGACAAATTAAAAAACCCTAAGATTCTCACACAGCAAACTTCCCGAAGCAACAATGCTCCCAATagcaaaccctaaccctaatatCCCGCTCAAATCGAACAGCAAGACACCAAATTTCTCAACGTTTCCAAGAACCCTAGAAACAACTAAAATCTCGAACCCTTCAAGATACGGAAGAGCACGGAAAAAGACAATCCACCATTAATGGTTTGAGCAGCACCCAAAAAAGCTcaaaaattcaatcaaattttagggttttcaagATTCCGAGCTGCGCGTCAATCAAATGGGTTCAGCAATCCGGAGACTTACAGATTCGAAGAGCATGCCGTATTGGGAATGAGGGCAAAGTTTCGGAAGGCTAATCGGAGCCGCCGCTGCCGTCGCTTTGAAAAGGGTTTGGGATCCGGATTCGGGTCTCACCGACCGTTGAGCTCGTTTTATCGTTTTCGTTGCAAAACAGCAACAAGAAACTGCGATGATGGAGAGAAAGCAGAGACACGGAAAAGAAAATGCCAGAATGCGAGGAAAAACAAATTATATTACCAATGGGTGGACCCGGTCTGACCGGAAGTGAACCGGGCTCTGAATGGTCGGTTTGGTAAAGGCGAATATTCTTCATGTTGATAGGTTATTAGTGATTAGTCCCAGATCTTATCATTAAGCTAAAATGGCTTGCAAACAATTTTTGACATAAGTATATAGAAAATATGGGTTTAATTTGAGGGGCAGGGTTGATTAATTGTGGAAGTAATTAAGTAAAATTAAGTAGCAGGACATCTGAGTTAAAATTTTTTTGTACCTATCATACATCAATTAAAGATAAAGATCACAGAAATGTCGCACAAGCATTAGGGGCAAAAGATTTGATCTTTGCTGATTGATGGGGGCATTTAAGGTTAGCATGTGAAATGTCTTTTACAAGCCAAACTAATTACTTAATTACATCAAGTCAAACTTTGCCACCCAAATTGTCAAAGTGAAGGGGGGTCTTGGGCTCCAAGGAGGTCAGATTTTGACTCAAATCTGAAGAGGAGGGCAGCTCTTTTAGGATAAAGATGTGAGGAAATCTTGGGACACATTTTTTGACGCGAGTTTTATCGAATAATTGTTAGGGAGGGTGAAATTTATGTGGATATAATTTGCATTTTTGTCTTCAATTTTGGATAATCGACTACAAAATTTCGAATGTAAAAgtaactaattttatttgaactcacaTCTCAAATCACAAGAAAAAAGTTAACTTGATCGACAAGTTTTGTGATCATAGTTGGTTATTAGATATTAAAGacattttctttaatttgttttttttttttcctccttttttcGTGACGGTGGTTGTGAAGCCCACGCGATTATTCAATTGTTTACTAAGTTTCAATGGGAAAATTGTTGCTAGGCGCCTGACACCTTCATATGGTTGTGATTTGAGTTTTAAGGACACGTTGttgggaaaagaaaagaaaaaaggtaaaCGAGCGACGATATATAACTAAATTAGGCCAAACCAAAAGGAAGGTACATATATAACTAACCAACTCTTAAAAGTCGACTTATATTGCATTATTGTCACTTCTCCCATCACAATGTTACCTAACTCAAGAAGACGCGAAATAAATACGGTAACTAGTTCACTAGCTAGTTGTAGTAGGTCTCGTGCCACTCTTCTTTCCAAATTCGAATCTCCGTGCCTGTACTATCTAAATTCGAATGACAATTTATAtcgtcatatatatttttttattacaaatttatattctaGAAGCTGCCTAAGCTGGCAAAAACAGTTTGAAGAGCTATTGCCATGGTTTGAAACTATCAACGGAAAATCAAAAAGAATTCGTCAAAGTTAGTCCAAATTGATTTTATATTAGCAGACAATCTGTTAATTTTATGTTCGCTAACGCACTAAACAcgaaaacaaattgaaatattTCCTCATCGAAGTCAAACCATTCAAGAATTTCCTCAAGAATAAAGTTTGGCTCCTCAAAGACTCTAAAAAATACTTTGTTGCTTTATAGACCTTCGTGTTTATAATCGGaattgttcatattataaattattatgtaAAAGTTATCTCTACAAAAAATATCATTCAGTGAACAAACTATATCAGAAAGCTTTTGCTACTTCCGACTAGCTGTTTTTATGTAGTTCAAACTTTAGACTAAACAATGTTATCGTTtcatttaaaaacaaattaGACTAAACAATGctatattttgttaattttttgggaaaatgatCTTTACAAAGTAATTTCGAATATTAACATTTCCGATGATAACTGATAAGAAAGAAATTCCGTAAATAGGTCGGAAATTATTTTGTAGATGAAAAAGGTGATATTATTCAGTTCCTAAACTCCATTAGTAATACTTTAGAGTCTCCTCCTTCTCCATCCTACTGGCTACTAGTGAAAAGGAAAACGTAAAGACTACCATTAAAGCAGGTCAAGCAAGAACTCCAACAATCTACAAGTGCCAAGTTGAATCTGTCCAGAACTAGCAAGCCCCTTTTGTCCAAATGAATGAGCTGTTTAAAGCACAAGACAAAATCAGGTGAGCCCATGATCATTACATTTGCCTCAATGGGCTTACACCTAAAAGCCCATTATATTTTGGTCccagccattttttttttctttttggtctaGGTCAGAGTCCTTTCGATTGCTAATtcattagctaattaattaattttttttcttatacaaGTGATGTTGATAGTAAGAGAGGGCGAATCAgctcaactttctttatgataTTAGCATAAGTTGTCTTttgtataaaattaaacaaCCATACATGCTCCAAGTCACCAGATTTGTATTATCCACGTGCACACATGAAGGAGCGTTTAAAAGTATGAATCCTATATTGGAAAAAATATGGactttgcatgtgcttataagtaactGAGTTATTTCCCATACTGCTAATTAGTTTTATgcgtaaattacataaaactacctcaattattgagtcattaacagtttcatacctcgtctttaaaaagttacaatgtcataccttatcttcgaatttgttgTAAAGTCATAACTCCCATCAGTTGTCTGTTAATTCATCTGTTAAATGTTGATATGGCTTGAGACGGggcccattttctattaaaataataatttacccttaaaaaataaataaataaaccacaCCCATCTTCCCCctccccttcttcttccctgCAATCCAAATCCCTTCCCATtccccttccctgcaaccccTGACTCATTCCCTACCCATGCCAACATCTCCACCTGCCACCACCTCCTTCGCCCCGACCCCTTCCCCACCCACGACAACAGCTTTAACCTTCCCCACATCCTCTTTTCCTCCTCCCCCAGACCCACCTCTTCCTTCTCTGCCGCCCACCCCTCTCCCCGACTAGGTGTATTTCTGCGACGACGCGTacttctcccccccccccccagacCCACCTCTTCCTTCTCTGTATCGTTTTTTTTCCAAATGTTCCGGGTCGAGATGGTGGGGCGATTTTTAGTGTTGGCTGGATTGGGATTGAGTTTTTTGGCGTTGGCCAAAGAACTCGAAATCCGACGGCGACAGAGGGTAGAAATTTTCCTAGTTCCACATGGAGGAGCCATGCGCCGGTGTTGGTGAGAGGCGCGGGCGAAGGAGGAAGAGATGATGTGGGGAAGGTTGGAGCTGTTGGCGTGGGTGGGGAAGGGGTCAGTGGCGGAAGAGGTGGGGGCGGGTGGATATTGGCATAGATGGGGAAAGGGTCGAGGGTTGCAGGGAAGAAGAAGGGGTCGGGGAAGATGGGTGtggggtttttaattttttttagggtaaattattattttattaatttttaata encodes:
- the LOC103433742 gene encoding stress response protein NST1-like; amino-acid sequence: MCILCVIQKWSRRVATMLPWLVIPLIGLWGLSQLLPPAFRFEITSPRLACVVVLLVTLFWYEVLMPQLSAWRVRRNAMLREKKRFEAIELQKLRKTATRRCRNCKTPYRDQNPGGGRFMCSYCGHMSKRPVLDLPVPGMGLSNSGIIKELVEKVGRILTGKVWSENGWMDGQDSLENGNWVGGSITGKSSYCRKDGSSVFGGDESCLAEKSYTGVVNFACKLLTSFFLSVRWLWRKLFRISTSGEDDASDTDHNGSAKRGENGANLNESRGEKARRKAEEKRQARIEKELLEEEERKQREDVARLVEERRRIRDEKKEAERGKSSPPAREKDTKREAEKKRQERRKEKDKGSSKSNSDAEELEKRAGKESERKRDFDNKSDIDRRQLLKSGADFLKGQSTETGHGITNSYTNNFIRGNAGSRYLDRMRGTIFNSSKAFGGGSFFGKGANSTVTKETKSSSSVDHVHIYAQKRDLCPPERAAARPLMNGDDKSVHCPVHSEPQSGTAPKKSWQQLFTRSSSVPSSTSVNVISRPNAKSQTEVQSPQLSGQSSAIQSFDNPINFGLPSPFALSTTYPKVSTTSSLGFSPAIDPILPRIGEGHHELIPEEPELFEDPCYVPDPVSLLGPVSESLDNFQLDMGTGFVKDMELERPRTLKNGPASSEVNKPSPIESPMSREKHNNSSRFPSTPKAQDMHASPLDDANVNDKGTWQMWNSCPLGHEGLGFAGGSPSWFLPPELNRSNKDDLTHPSSVSLFTTEDQVVSGSQSPKNQSIFLGNGQNGRTFSPVTGSSDHDPWLQKAFFPPLSTAENHCPLRPPGETTKNELIFGSPIRATGNHPFELSQENGLSNGKEWDECAVKGTGDGVGKPSMLRPHSRGLYPTPNVQPLW